TGCTCCTGGAGCGTATATAGACTGGTGCGCTGCTTACTTTCTCCCGGTAGCAACTCTATATATACACCAGACAATAAGGTGTTAAGTCCGCTTATTCCGGATTGGTCAATACGTGGTTTTACTATCCAAAACTTAGCGTCTTCTGTCAGCAAATTATCATAATGTTTTTCTATGCGGACAGTGGCGACGACGGCTTTCTGTTCTACTTGCAAACGAAGTGCTTCAACAACGCCGACTTTAACGCTGCGGACCCGAATCTCTGTTTTGCCAGCGATAATACCGTCGGCACTCTTCATCTTAATGTATATTTGATGGCCTTTGTTCTGCTGATGCTGATAGAGCATCCAGCCTGTTATCAGAACAGCCAGTAAGGGGACGACCCAGATGATGGAAAGCCTGGGCTTGGGCTCGATATGCGCTTCTTTATTCATGTTTATTTAAAGAGTCCCAAAGTAAACGAGGGTCAAAATTGTTCACAGCAAAGATTTGGCAAATGACCATGGCGGTAAAAAAGACGATACCTGGCTGTGGCTCTACGCTCAGTACAGTACCAAGCTGTACGAGAGAAACCAAGAGAATCACGACGAAAACGTCGATCATTGACCATTTACCCACCGCTTCGAGGGCGCGATAGAATTTAGCCGCCACTTTTGGGTTCGTTGGATAGCTAACGCGATACAGTAAATAGAACAATGTACCTGCTTTTATTAGTGGGATGCAGATACTTGCGATGAAAATCACAATGGCGATTGGGTATGAGCCATTATTCCACAGGACTTCTACACCACCATAAATGGTTGCTGGTGTATGTAACCCGAGGTTAATAGTGTCCATAATTGGAAAAGACAGGGCAGGTACCATAAATATGAGGGAAGTGAGCATCCAGGCGGCGCTTCGCGCTACAGAGTTATCTTTACGGTAACGTAATTTCGCCAAACAACGCGGGCAGTGAACATCTCGGCTGATCTGCTGGCAGACATGGCATTGTTTGAGGCTTTGTGTACTTGCACGTTTGGCGCAATGCTCTATCGAAGGTGTGAAATGCGCTTGTTGTAGTTGCCAGAGTTGGTGTTGGCTTAGTAAAGACAAAGTCTCAATAAAACACAATACAAATAAAATATAGGCCCAAAAGCCAAGTCCTACTTCAATCTCAGCGAACGCGGTAAGCTTAAATGCACTGATTAATACCGCCACGAGAAAGATATCGGCTAAGTTGAGAGGTCTTAGTGCCATGATAAATTTTGCAACGACTCTGGCATTATGAGGATTCATTTTTTGCCACACAGGCGTATGCACGACAAGAATGAGGGCACTGGCAATGAATGGCAGGATAACGATACTGGCGCTCAGCAGCGCTGCAAGGAACACACTATAGTGCTCGGCAAGTTGCATAATCGCTGCCATCAAGCTAATGGTCTGCTTCAGGCCATGTTGCGCATAGGAGATAAAATGTGGTTGCAGGCTCAATAACAGAAAGATAATAGAGGAAAGACTAAACGCGGCTATCCATTGTTTGTAGTTGCGTTGGGTCGTTGCCAGTACATTACCGCAATGCGGACAAACAGCTCTTTGCTGTTCGCCCAAATCTTGAATGGACACTAAAAAATCACAATGCTGACAGGCGACTATCACTGTTTAACCAATACCTAAGCTCACTACTGCACATAGTGTGAGTGACTTAAAGGTTTTTATCAACTGTCAAATACGGCTACTGTCTGTCTGCTCAGTGCCAGTAATTTCCCATCTTGTGAGAATAACTTAGCGTCCTCTATGGCATAGCCATGTTCAGCCTGATGCGTGACAGCTTCCATGGCGAACCATTCAGTGCCTGCTAATTCTATGTCATCTAAGAACTCAACGTACCAGGACATGCTGCTTGCGGGTGTTGGGCCTTTGCATAGTTGTAGCAGAGTTGGGGGCCAGGCATCTGCCAGCGCTAGTAAATGAAGAACTGACAAATGCGGTTGTGCGGGTTCTTTGAATTTCATCCAACCGCCTATATGGCTAGAGCTGGCGTCACTAAATGGCATTGCACCTTGTTGCAGATTCAGGTCGATGTGTTGGATAAAGGCCGGCATAACCCCTTCTATATAAGGAAGCGTCTGCTTGTGATTAACCTCTGTCAGTGTACTTTCGTCTTTTGCAGAAACTTTGATAGCAGATGAACGTGGTTTACCAAAACAAGAGAGTGCAACAAGGCAAACCTGGTCATTTTGTGTAATGGTGGTTTGCATCTGAGTTGCATTTTTACCGGCACGTAATAGTTGAGTGCTGAGTTCAAATGGCGTTTCACTTAAAAGAGGGCCGACAAAATTGCAGCTAAAAGAAAGCAAACGCCTACTTTGGTCGCCCAGTTGATTTAACATGCTTTGTAACATCAGAGCAGCTGATAGGCCGCCAAAGACTGTTCTGCCTTGTCCCCAGCTTGCAGGTAATGAAAGTTGAGCCTGAGCGAGCTTCAGGTCAGGCAGGGAAATGAGTTGATCAAACGTCATAGTATTTACTTCTGGTTGGTCTAGAATATCTTTTATCTGGTCATACCAGGGGTTGAAAGTCAAATTTAGCTGATTTTTGATGAAAAAAACGGCATGGCGAAAAAAATTCAAAAAAAACCACTTTTTTTTTGTTGTGACGCTTGAATTACAAATTGCCGCCCCTATTTATCAAGTCATCTAACAGAACAACGAATTTTTGAAGTCGGAGAAGATTCACATGGGTAAAATTATTGGAATCGATTTAGGTACTACTAACTCTTGCGTAGCGGTACTTGATGGTGATAAGACACGCGTTATCGAAAACGCTGAAGGGGATCGTACAACGCCATCGGTTATTGCATTTACCGAAGAGGGCGAAACGTTAGTAGGTCAACCGGCAAAACGTCAGGCTGTGACTAACCCTCAAAACACACTTTATGCAATCAAGCGTTTGATTGGCCGTCGTTTTGAAGATGAAGAAGTTCAGCGTGACATCAGCATTATGCCATTTAAGATTGCTAAAGCAGATAATGGCGATGCCTGGGTTGAAGTACGCGGTGAGAAGCGCGCTGCACCTCAGATTTCTGCTGAAGTCTTGAAAAAGATGAAAAAGACAGCTGAGGATTTCCTTGGTGAAGAAGTAACTGAAGCGGTTATTACTGTTCCTGCTTACTTCAACGACTCACAGCGTCAGGCGACAAAAGATGCAGGTCGCATCGCTGGTCTTGATGTAAAACGTATTATCAACGAGCCAACAGCTGCGGCACTGGCCTATGGTATGGACAAAAAGCAGGGCGACAATGTTGTTGCTGTTTATGATCTGGGTGGTGGTACAT
This window of the Pseudoalteromonas rubra genome carries:
- a CDS encoding paraquat-inducible protein A; protein product: MIVACQHCDFLVSIQDLGEQQRAVCPHCGNVLATTQRNYKQWIAAFSLSSIIFLLLSLQPHFISYAQHGLKQTISLMAAIMQLAEHYSVFLAALLSASIVILPFIASALILVVHTPVWQKMNPHNARVVAKFIMALRPLNLADIFLVAVLISAFKLTAFAEIEVGLGFWAYILFVLCFIETLSLLSQHQLWQLQQAHFTPSIEHCAKRASTQSLKQCHVCQQISRDVHCPRCLAKLRYRKDNSVARSAAWMLTSLIFMVPALSFPIMDTINLGLHTPATIYGGVEVLWNNGSYPIAIVIFIASICIPLIKAGTLFYLLYRVSYPTNPKVAAKFYRALEAVGKWSMIDVFVVILLVSLVQLGTVLSVEPQPGIVFFTAMVICQIFAVNNFDPRLLWDSLNKHE
- a CDS encoding acyl-CoA thioesterase, which encodes MTFDQLISLPDLKLAQAQLSLPASWGQGRTVFGGLSAALMLQSMLNQLGDQSRRLLSFSCNFVGPLLSETPFELSTQLLRAGKNATQMQTTITQNDQVCLVALSCFGKPRSSAIKVSAKDESTLTEVNHKQTLPYIEGVMPAFIQHIDLNLQQGAMPFSDASSSHIGGWMKFKEPAQPHLSVLHLLALADAWPPTLLQLCKGPTPASSMSWYVEFLDDIELAGTEWFAMEAVTHQAEHGYAIEDAKLFSQDGKLLALSRQTVAVFDS